One window of Chamaesiphon minutus PCC 6605 genomic DNA carries:
- a CDS encoding sensor histidine kinase — protein sequence MEYFTHLLMSEFFIPHGHCYLWKTELVGLHLISDLTTAIAYFSIPLTLFHFVEKREDLPFNWIFNLFGAFIILCGTTHLLEVWTLWHPVYWLSGTVKAATGIVSAYTALVLVKLIPQALLLPSPAQLAATNQALEQQIRARELVEAQLQQVNDELEARVAARTLELEAAMLLTRNLAERMTLATDAARMGVFDWNLVTKKLVWNDYHAKMLGYTFSAAEYSYADWERRVHPEDLPAVKAALELAVTTHSDFVTQYRVIWPDGSIHWLDAFGRSYYNNDRADRMLGIICEVTERKQTELSLQEQTLKLAKTTALLERRNQELDQFAYIVSHDLKAPLRGIANLSEWIEESLAEKIGAETQNYLNLMRSRVVRMTSLIDGLLDYARVGQTEVSLTTFAIEDLLAEIIDSLNISDSFRIDLPTNLPPIVTNRLLLSQVFANLIGNAYKHHDRTDGHIQITAQLQADLWKFAVTDDGPGIPAADFDRVFDIFQTLVERDRQENTGIGLSIVKKLVHSHGGEIAIESELGRGTTFRFTWSQADSVL from the coding sequence ATGGAATATTTCACACACCTATTGATGTCAGAATTTTTTATTCCCCACGGACATTGTTACCTGTGGAAAACCGAATTAGTAGGATTACATCTGATATCGGATCTAACGACCGCGATTGCCTATTTTTCGATTCCATTGACTTTATTTCATTTCGTTGAAAAACGCGAAGATCTACCCTTTAATTGGATTTTTAATCTATTTGGGGCATTTATTATTCTGTGCGGGACTACTCACCTGTTAGAGGTCTGGACGCTGTGGCATCCAGTATACTGGCTCTCCGGCACTGTGAAAGCTGCTACTGGTATCGTTTCTGCTTATACTGCCCTAGTATTGGTGAAATTGATTCCACAAGCTTTGCTGCTGCCGAGTCCAGCGCAGTTAGCAGCGACAAATCAGGCACTAGAGCAGCAAATCCGCGCTCGTGAGTTAGTTGAAGCCCAACTTCAACAAGTTAATGACGAACTAGAAGCACGGGTGGCTGCACGGACGCTAGAACTAGAAGCCGCGATGCTTTTGACTAGAAATTTGGCCGAACGGATGACACTAGCGACCGATGCTGCGCGAATGGGTGTTTTTGACTGGAACTTAGTCACCAAAAAATTGGTCTGGAATGACTATCATGCGAAGATGCTGGGCTATACATTCAGCGCGGCGGAGTACTCATATGCAGATTGGGAACGACGAGTTCATCCTGAAGATTTGCCCGCAGTCAAAGCAGCACTCGAACTGGCAGTTACTACTCACAGTGATTTTGTAACACAGTACAGAGTAATTTGGCCAGATGGTAGTATCCACTGGCTCGACGCATTTGGTAGATCTTACTACAACAACGATCGGGCCGATCGAATGCTTGGCATCATCTGTGAGGTTACAGAGCGCAAGCAGACCGAACTTTCTCTCCAAGAGCAGACGCTCAAACTTGCCAAAACCACTGCCCTACTCGAACGACGCAATCAAGAATTAGACCAGTTTGCTTATATTGTTTCTCACGATCTCAAAGCACCCCTGCGCGGAATTGCCAATCTCTCGGAATGGATTGAAGAGAGTCTGGCTGAAAAAATTGGTGCTGAAACCCAAAATTACCTAAACTTAATGCGATCGCGGGTAGTCCGGATGACATCTTTAATCGATGGTTTGCTCGATTACGCCCGTGTCGGTCAGACTGAGGTAAGTTTGACAACTTTTGCGATTGAGGATTTATTAGCAGAAATTATCGATTCTCTGAACATTTCGGACAGTTTTAGGATCGATTTACCCACAAATCTACCGCCGATCGTCACTAATCGCTTACTTCTAAGCCAAGTCTTTGCTAATTTAATCGGTAATGCTTACAAACATCACGACCGCACTGATGGACACATTCAGATTACCGCCCAGCTTCAAGCAGATTTGTGGAAATTTGCGGTGACAGATGATGGCCCAGGCATTCCCGCAGCCGATTTCGATCGGGTGTTTGATATTTTCCAAACTTTAGTCGAGCGAGACCGACAGGAAAATACCGGGATCGGATTATCGATTGTCAAAAAGCTCGTCCACAGTCATGGTGGCGAGATCGCAATTGAATCCGAACTCGGTCGAGGGACGACTTTTCGGTTTACCTGGTCGCAAGCAGATAGTGTCCTTTAA
- a CDS encoding IS4 family transposase, producing MTSRRRSNRDHAKKNHQPGVEDEIIAAQVEALLTPAIFNQSHYYRQLGLRNRLLNLPLMMAAVLTLLWRNVPGVRELSRMLGREGFLWCEPTQVSQQAIAQRFLTFPSELFERVFKELLPEFRVKWHQRKQRLLPQSIEFAQAKFERIWACDGSTLEAIFKKLDSLSDVPIGQLAGKMGVVIDLVTRLPIEIWFRENPKASDVNFEKDILNLVTSGTLLLLDRGFYHFQFWQELINRDIHFITRLKKGASLQIERVFSNSYSIRDRIVRMGSGTKKTPYITVRLVEIKVGKVWYSYLTSVLDPLNLPPYVVADLYGRRWRIEEAFNTVKRLLGLSYLWTGSVNGIKLQMWGTWLFYAVLVDLGDAVADELSLPFDRISLEMIYRGLYHFHVAHHKGLAANPVTYFAAPENQDLGIVKTVRKPNVKLIIAPFPDSMSRTDNFFFDSSPQARLTSAIAS from the coding sequence ATGACCAGCCGCCGAAGAAGTAACCGCGACCACGCCAAAAAGAACCACCAACCAGGTGTGGAAGATGAGATCATCGCCGCTCAAGTAGAGGCTTTATTGACACCAGCAATTTTCAATCAAAGTCATTACTACCGACAATTAGGGCTGAGAAATCGGCTGTTAAATTTACCCTTGATGATGGCAGCAGTGCTGACGCTACTGTGGCGGAATGTGCCAGGAGTCAGAGAACTAAGCCGAATGTTAGGGCGAGAAGGATTTTTGTGGTGTGAGCCAACACAAGTAAGTCAACAGGCGATTGCACAAAGATTTCTGACCTTTCCATCTGAGTTATTTGAGAGAGTGTTTAAGGAATTACTGCCAGAATTTAGAGTGAAGTGGCACCAGAGAAAACAGCGATTGTTGCCACAAAGCATTGAATTTGCTCAAGCAAAATTTGAGCGGATTTGGGCATGTGATGGCTCCACATTGGAAGCGATATTCAAGAAATTAGATAGCTTATCTGATGTGCCAATCGGACAACTAGCGGGAAAAATGGGAGTAGTCATAGATTTGGTGACGAGATTGCCGATTGAAATCTGGTTTAGAGAAAATCCCAAAGCTTCAGATGTTAATTTTGAGAAAGATATCCTGAATTTAGTAACATCGGGCACTTTATTGCTCTTGGATCGAGGCTTCTATCATTTCCAATTTTGGCAAGAATTAATTAACAGAGATATTCATTTTATTACTCGATTAAAAAAAGGTGCATCGCTACAGATAGAGCGAGTATTTAGCAATAGTTATAGTATCCGTGACCGAATAGTGCGGATGGGGTCTGGCACCAAAAAGACTCCATATATAACTGTAAGATTAGTCGAAATTAAAGTGGGTAAAGTCTGGTATTCTTATCTAACTAGTGTACTCGACCCATTGAATCTTCCTCCCTATGTAGTCGCCGATTTGTACGGAAGACGGTGGCGAATTGAAGAGGCTTTTAATACTGTTAAACGATTGCTCGGGTTGAGTTATTTATGGACTGGTTCAGTTAATGGAATTAAATTACAGATGTGGGGGACTTGGCTGTTTTATGCAGTTCTAGTCGATTTAGGTGATGCTGTAGCTGATGAATTATCTCTCCCATTCGACCGCATTTCTTTAGAGATGATTTATCGAGGTCTTTATCACTTTCATGTAGCTCATCATAAAGGTTTAGCTGCCAATCCAGTCACCTATTTTGCTGCCCCAGAGAATCAAGATTTAGGTATTGTTAAAACTGTTCGTAAACCTAATGTTAAGTTAATTATTGCACCTTTTCCTGATTCTATGAGTCGAACAGACAATTTTTTCTTCGACTCATCGCCTCAAGCCCGCTTGACAAGTGCGATCGCTTCTTAA